From the Jilunia laotingensis genome, the window ATCTATTGCAGTCAGTTCAGTCAGGTTGGCTCCGCTAAAAGTTTTATCGGGATTGTTCCAGGTCAATGTAACGGAAGAGTTTTTGTTTTCGGCCTTTAAATCGTTTACTTGTGCCGGAGCATTGTCTTCTGCCAGTTTAAATGGAATATACAGAGCGCACAACAGAGCATTCCCCTGGGTAGTACGGCGTGATTCTACCTTGGCGGTTTGTTTATCTAATTTTATGAAGAAAGAGGTGGCATTATTATCAAAGCCGCTCCAATACAATTGCCCGTCGGTATGGTCGAATTCCAGGGATTGTTGGTTTTTGATTGAAACTCCCGTATTGCCTATAAGCTGTAAGGTTCCGTCTGTTTTGTTTATTTTATAAAGATTGGCTTGCGAACCGATTCCATACATTTCACCACCGTATGTACAAGCAATAGCAGCTATTTTATCCGACAAAACCGCTACTTCTTCTATATTTCCATCAGACAGATTTATTTTAATCAGAGTGGGAGAAGTGGGCATTCCATAATTGGAGGTCATTACTCCGTACATAGTAGAGGTGGAATAGTCATAGGTCATGTCTGTGCATCCGTACGCCCGGGAACTGATTGCATCTGACAAATTTCCTGATGTAAAATCTATTATGGATAAACCTATCGGCATCAGACCTTGTGGGTCGTCTGATACGTAACAATAATATTTCCCATTGGCAAATGCACCTCCGAAAGGTGTGTAATATAACCTGGAAATCAATTCCATTTTCTCTTTATCTTCCGTGTCGAATTTGTATAGACCTGTGCTGAGTCCAGAAGAACTTCCAATGAGATATCCATACGCATCTTTAGCATACATGCCGTTGAACAGGCTTTGTAGCATTACAACGATACAAAAAAAGTAATGTCTCTTCTTCATAAATACAGTTATTAGTTTGATGATTACAATGAGGTTTGTTTTCACAAAACTAAGAATGTTTGGGATATAATGCTAATTGCAAATTTGCAAATTTATCAATTTACAAATCCTTCTGCGCTTTCACCATCTTCTGGTACATGGAAGGGGTTATTCCGGTGATTTTTTTGAATACATTGATGAAAGTGGTGGACGATTTATAGCCTACGCTTTCCGAGATGGTCTGGATGGTATAATTGCCATATTGTTCGATGTCCGTAAGGCGTATGCGGGCTTCTCGTATGCGGTATTCATTGACGAATCCGTTGAAATTTACATGGTAGGTTTCGTTGATGATTTGGGATATATAGCTCTTATTCGAATTGACCAGCATAGCCAGTTTCTCTAATGAGAAGTCTGATTCGCAATATTCCTGTGTATTTTCCATAATGGAGTTAATGGCTTCCAGCAAAGTTCCTTTCTGATCTTCATTCAGATTGCTGGTGGTGTATTTCTGATTCTTGTCCGGAGATTCTGTCACATTTGAATATCCTTTTTTGTTTTGAAAAGACAGTAGGAGGTCTGTATCGACTTCTCCTTTTTTGTCTGGATCAGTTTCGTGGGAAGATGGAGTGAATGTAGTTTTCTCTTTCAGCAATTGCTCAATGGTAAATTCCTTCATACGGAGTTTCTCTTCATATTGAATCCGCAGGTTTTTGTTGTATTTCTCAGAGCTTACGATTTCATTATTGATTTGGAATAAATTTTGGTAAGACCGGGACAATTTCCTTTTCTGGTAATATACCGTAATTAATAAGGTGAGTTCTATCAATTCAATTTATCCTCTTGTATCAGACAGCAGAACTCTTTAACTGCCCAATTTGTGAGCTTTAGT encodes:
- a CDS encoding helix-turn-helix domain-containing protein, with the protein product MKEFTIEQLLKEKTTFTPSSHETDPDKKGEVDTDLLLSFQNKKGYSNVTESPDKNQKYTTSNLNEDQKGTLLEAINSIMENTQEYCESDFSLEKLAMLVNSNKSYISQIINETYHVNFNGFVNEYRIREARIRLTDIEQYGNYTIQTISESVGYKSSTTFINVFKKITGITPSMYQKMVKAQKDL